Genomic window (uncultured Hyphomonas sp.):
CCGCCGAGGCGGGCCTGTTCGCGTTTCTGCTCCAGTGCTTCGATCACATCCTGCATTCGCCCGGGCTCCTTGCCAAAAGAGTGTCATATGTTTTGTCCGAAGTGCTTGATAATCGCCCCAATTTCAATGGCAAGGGCAAGCGGGAGGCAATCTCGCCGCTCACCCAGCGGATTGCCGCAGCGTCACCGCACTTTCGGGGCGGGTTGCTGACAGGGCGGCCCATTCCTTGCTAGCGTCAGGATAGCCCTTCCGGAACGGGATTCTCCAATGCGACCTGCCCTGCGCCCCCTGCTGCGAGCGACTGCCTTTGCAGGCCTCGTCATGATCTCTGCATGCCTTGATGCCGCATCAGAAACGGAGTGCGGGCCGGATGCGCTGGGCGTTTCCCGCACGCTGATGCTGACGCCCGAGTCGCCGCCGCCTTATGAACTGCTGAAGCGCGGTGAAGTGATCCTCACCTTTGATGACGGCCCGGCCTGGCACCGCACCAAGCGCGTCATGAAAGAGCTGTCGAAAGAGTGTACACAGGCCACCTTCTTCCTTCAGGGAAACAAGGCGGAAGCCTGGCCGGGCATCGCAAGATCGATCCGCGAGGCCGGCCATACGGTCGGCAGCCACAGCTGGGACCATGCGAACCTGGCCGACCTGCCGCTG
Coding sequences:
- a CDS encoding polysaccharide deacetylase family protein, whose product is MRPALRPLLRATAFAGLVMISACLDAASETECGPDALGVSRTLMLTPESPPPYELLKRGEVILTFDDGPAWHRTKRVMKELSKECTQATFFLQGNKAEAWPGIARSIREAGHTVGSHSWDHANLADLPLEEAVANALHGQAAVSAAIGEDTPLFRFPFIATTPELSEAIRAEGLIDVTVTVDGADWTGITPEDSVAQILTMLEQHNRRGMVLLHDPFSRSAWRTRLLLQSLKSEGYRVVALEQPGN